Proteins co-encoded in one Malus sylvestris chromosome 9, drMalSylv7.2, whole genome shotgun sequence genomic window:
- the LOC126583601 gene encoding uncharacterized protein LOC126583601 isoform X2, with translation MTTTKKIKGLVHFVFSIYLVSLLSDVQVPVQSRVLLQKKPDPENAAASARWLVSQNIWGVLDTISSDLGGAPFGNVVSFSDGEPGNGSGIPYFYLTTLDPTARNALKDPRASLTISEHPIGTCGKTDPENPTCAKLTLNGKLKLADPKKIEFAKRALFSKHPEMKDWPTTHNFQFFKLDIENIFLINWFGGPKPLTVDQYLHPKK, from the exons ATGACGACGACGAAGAAGATCAAAGGGCTTGTTCACTTCGTTTTCTCAATCTACCTGGTTTCTCTGCTATCGGATGTCCAAGTGCCCGTGCAAAGCCGAGTTCTCTTGCAGAAGAAACCCGACCCGGAGAATGCTGCTGCCAGTGCTCGTTGGTTGGTCTCCCAGAATATTTGGGGCGTCTTGGA TACTATCTCAAGCGATTTGGGAGGAGCACCCTTCGG GAATGTGGTTTCATTTAGCGACGGAGAACCTGGAAATGGCAGTGGTATCCCTTACTTCTACTTGACAACTCTTGATCCGACTGCAAGAAATGCACTGAAAGATCCAAGAGCTTCGTTGACAATTAGTGAACATCCTATCGGAACCTGTGGCAAGACAGACCCAGAAAATCCCACTTGTGCAAAGCTTACACTCAACGGGAAG CTGAAGCTTGCGGATcccaaaaaaatagaatttgcTAAAAGGGCCTTGTTCTCGAAGCATCCGGAGATGAAGG ACTGGCCCACGACTCACAACTTCCAGTTCTTCAAATTAGACATCGAGAACATCTTTCTGATCAACTGGTTCGGCGGTCCAAAACCTCTCACGGTCGATCAGTACCttcatccaaaaaaataa
- the LOC126583602 gene encoding uncharacterized protein LOC126583602, producing MGFLTFAAAGGGLILMGAYEAISSTIQNPNADSDSSPPSPPQAPIRPPPPPKTQSRSSSIYYLAAAVVSLLFILNSLVSFFDALNSADGVGSAMQLQVLAVASLFLLYAITGLLVKFTNSTLPCSLLSLIGLFAFVEEFLMFYLQRKDTFGIENRYFDLLLVPIAVCIFSTMLEFNNPKSNYPKLARGVGLVLQGMWFLQMGISLYTGFIAHGCSLHEKSRGNYTVKCKGHPEYHRARAIVTLQFNCHLAFMVVMVVGVYSIISRKSGGVRVDVSHYKPLGTEIHQFDNQSRFTLDSDEDDEIKEEGNLAMQRAGEVELGVNGYGSHK from the coding sequence ATGGGGTTTCTCACCTTTGCCGCCGCAGGCGGCGGCCTGATTTTGATGGGCGCATACGAGGCCATTTCTTCCACAATCCAAAACCCAAACGCAGATTCAGATTCATCTCCGCCGTCGCCGCCTCAAGCTCCGATTCGTCCCCCGCCGCCGCCGAAAACCCAGTCTCGATCGTCGTCGATTTATTACCTCGCCGCCGCCGTTGTTTCGTTGCTGTTCATCTTGAACTCTTTGGTTTCTTTCTTTGATGCGCTCAACTCAGCCGACGGAGTCGGGTCAGCTATGCAATTGCAAGTCCTGGCGGTCGCATCGCTGTTCTTGCTCTACGCGATCACGGGTCTTCTGGTAAAATTCACGAATTCAACTTTGCCTTGTTCGTTGCTTAGTTTGATCGGTCTTTTCGCATTCGTTGAAGAATTTTTAATGTTTTACCTGCAAAGGAAAGACACTTTCGGAATCGAAAATCGGTACTTTGATCTGTTGCTTGTGCCTATTGCTGTGTGTATATTTTCTACAATGCTTGAATTCAACAACCCCAAATCGAATTATCCGAAATTGGCTCGTGGGGTTGGGCTGGTTCTGCAAGGAATGTGGTTTCTGCAAATGGGTATTTctttgtacaccggcttcataGCGCACGGATGCTCGTTGCACGAAAAGAGTAGGGGGAATTACACAGTGAAATGTAAGGGGCACCCTGAGTATCACAGGGCTAGAGCCATCGTCACGCTTCAGTTTAACTGCCATCTTGCTTTTATGGTGGTTATGGTTGTGGGAGTGTACTCGATTATCAGTAGGAAGAGTGGCGGAGTTCGGGTTGATGTTTCGCACTATAAGCCGCTTGGCACAGAAATACATCAGTTTGATAATCAGAGCCGGTTTACTTTGGATTCTGATGAGGATGACGAGATTAAAGAGGAGGGGAATTTGGCAATGCAGAGAGCCGGCGAAGTGGAATTGGGTGTGAACGGTTATGGTTCTCACAAGTGA
- the LOC126583601 gene encoding uncharacterized protein LOC126583601 isoform X1: protein MTTTKKIKGLVHFVFSIYLVSLLSDVQVPVQSRVLLQKKPDPENAAASARWLVSQNIWGVLDTISSDLGGAPFGNVVSFSDGEPGNGSGIPYFYLTTLDPTARNALKDPRASLTISEHPIGTCGKTDPENPTCAKLTLNGKVCRNRKFICYPYYPREEGEIALILANLECMIFFQLKLADPKKIEFAKRALFSKHPEMKDWPTTHNFQFFKLDIENIFLINWFGGPKPLTVDQYLHPKK from the exons ATGACGACGACGAAGAAGATCAAAGGGCTTGTTCACTTCGTTTTCTCAATCTACCTGGTTTCTCTGCTATCGGATGTCCAAGTGCCCGTGCAAAGCCGAGTTCTCTTGCAGAAGAAACCCGACCCGGAGAATGCTGCTGCCAGTGCTCGTTGGTTGGTCTCCCAGAATATTTGGGGCGTCTTGGA TACTATCTCAAGCGATTTGGGAGGAGCACCCTTCGG GAATGTGGTTTCATTTAGCGACGGAGAACCTGGAAATGGCAGTGGTATCCCTTACTTCTACTTGACAACTCTTGATCCGACTGCAAGAAATGCACTGAAAGATCCAAGAGCTTCGTTGACAATTAGTGAACATCCTATCGGAACCTGTGGCAAGACAGACCCAGAAAATCCCACTTGTGCAAAGCTTACACTCAACGGGAAGGTGTGTCGCAACAGAAAATTTATTTGTTATCCGTACTATCctcgagaagaaggagaaatcgCATTGATTTTGGCTAACCTGGAATGCATGATATTTTTTCAGCTGAAGCTTGCGGATcccaaaaaaatagaatttgcTAAAAGGGCCTTGTTCTCGAAGCATCCGGAGATGAAGG ACTGGCCCACGACTCACAACTTCCAGTTCTTCAAATTAGACATCGAGAACATCTTTCTGATCAACTGGTTCGGCGGTCCAAAACCTCTCACGGTCGATCAGTACCttcatccaaaaaaataa